The following are encoded together in the Terriglobia bacterium genome:
- a CDS encoding O-antigen ligase family protein has product MTLDTARSCLRWTLLALLVLAPLPFGSVEPWAVLTLEVAAALLALGALLVMAHDPDGLAPGARRMLLPAALLIGVGMVQLLPLPAVLLRLLSAPTADARSRIAAVVPELAGSWSPISLEPSATTDALLRLAAYVLLGLAAATAFRTRGHLRQVAWAIAASGTFQAIYGSAEYLTGHQHIFAYAKKYYADEASGTFINRNHFAGYLAMTLPFALGLMLDGARRLPKTRSIRERLLGIGEAGSGRLLLGGAAAAAIWVGVILSYSRGGLAVALVGTAFLAYRVTLRRSRAWLLAAALLVPTTLLMWQQVRAPGERFVSERSDLATLSGRVPVWRASLTMVPGHWVAGTGLGTFESAFETYRPPAVVGGWDHAHNDWIEALTDGGPLALGAAAVLLLLALGWRSRGEPGRGESDLVRAAASASIVAIAVYSLADFSLRMPAIALLLAVTVPMAVCRSTSDAPAGGTVLAHRR; this is encoded by the coding sequence ATGACCCTCGACACCGCTCGCTCGTGCCTCCGATGGACGCTCCTCGCGCTCCTCGTCCTGGCGCCGCTCCCCTTCGGCAGCGTCGAGCCGTGGGCGGTCCTGACCCTCGAGGTCGCGGCCGCGCTGCTTGCGCTCGGGGCGCTCCTCGTCATGGCCCACGACCCGGACGGGCTGGCCCCCGGGGCGCGGCGGATGCTCCTGCCGGCGGCGCTCCTGATCGGTGTCGGCATGGTGCAGCTCCTCCCTCTCCCGGCCGTTCTTCTGCGGCTCCTCTCGGCGCCCACCGCCGACGCGCGCTCCCGGATCGCGGCCGTCGTGCCGGAGCTGGCGGGATCGTGGTCACCCATCAGCCTCGAGCCCTCCGCGACGACGGACGCCCTGCTTCGCCTGGCGGCCTACGTCCTGCTCGGCCTCGCCGCGGCCACCGCGTTCCGGACCCGCGGCCACCTGCGGCAGGTGGCCTGGGCGATCGCCGCCTCCGGGACGTTCCAGGCAATCTACGGCTCCGCGGAGTACCTGACCGGGCACCAGCACATCTTCGCCTACGCGAAGAAGTACTACGCGGACGAGGCCAGCGGGACCTTCATCAACCGCAACCACTTCGCCGGCTACCTCGCCATGACCCTCCCCTTCGCGCTGGGCCTGATGCTCGACGGCGCCCGGAGGCTGCCGAAGACCCGCTCGATCCGCGAGCGCCTGCTCGGCATCGGCGAGGCCGGCAGCGGGCGCCTGCTCCTGGGCGGGGCGGCGGCCGCGGCGATCTGGGTCGGCGTGATCCTCTCGTACTCCCGGGGCGGCCTTGCGGTCGCGCTGGTCGGCACCGCGTTCCTGGCGTACCGCGTGACGCTCCGCCGCTCCCGGGCCTGGCTGCTGGCCGCCGCGCTGCTCGTCCCGACGACCCTGCTCATGTGGCAGCAGGTGCGGGCACCCGGCGAGCGCTTCGTCTCCGAGCGGAGCGATCTTGCGACCCTGAGCGGCCGCGTGCCGGTGTGGCGGGCGTCGCTCACGATGGTCCCGGGCCACTGGGTCGCCGGCACTGGTCTCGGAACGTTCGAGAGCGCGTTCGAGACCTACAGGCCTCCCGCCGTGGTGGGCGGCTGGGACCACGCCCACAACGACTGGATCGAGGCGCTCACCGACGGCGGCCCTTTGGCCCTCGGGGCCGCGGCGGTCCTGCTCCTCCTGGCGCTCGGGTGGCGCTCGCGCGGGGAGCCCGGCCGAGGCGAAAGCGACCTCGTCCGCGCGGCCGCGTCCGCGTCGATCGTGGCCATCGCGGTCTACAGCTTGGCGGATTTCTCCCTGCGCATGCCTGCGATCGCGCTCCTGCTCGCGGTTACGGTCCCCATGGCGGTCTGTCGCTCGACGTCCGATGCCCCCGCCGGCGGGACCGTCCTGGCGCACCGCCGATAG